One stretch of Arachis hypogaea cultivar Tifrunner chromosome 20, arahy.Tifrunner.gnm2.J5K5, whole genome shotgun sequence DNA includes these proteins:
- the LOC140183029 gene encoding uncharacterized protein produces MSDQQKGLLPALKEVMPNAHHRNCVMHIWKNFINRFKDLYIREVVWDCARCTTIPEFKEQMEKLKGINQGACEYLSKFEPATWVKAYFSHGPKVDNLTNNMCEVFNSKIVSYRSKPILTMCEEIRCYLMRRMVKHKELLSDYTGKLAPVQQKRMERLIRPSNKWRADWTGDDARKRFEVTRKATKVDVDLIRQTCSCNKWQLTGMSCIHAIAAIRKRHDHPEDYVHPWLCMESIHKTYAHCIQPVPSEEFWTRTEYTRPDPPIIKRPIGRPKVHNRQKDPAEPMMQQGDKLKRSFKVTCSKCGSTGHNYKTCKGAPSNPNWKPKAKKPKKGSTSQSLAVIPLSQSAPNDSEYIICLGVYVFDYFNI; encoded by the exons ATGTCTGACCAACAGAAG GGTTTGCTGCCTGCTTTGAAAGAAGTTATGCCAAATGCACATCACCGAAACTGTGTGATGCACATTTGGAAAAACTTCATAAACCGATTTAAGGATTTGTATATTCGGGAGGTGGTTTGGGATTGTGCTAGGTGCACCACCATACCCGAATTCAAGGAACAGATGGAGAAACTGAAAGGCATTAATCAAGGGGCATGTGAATATCTCTCCAAGTTTGAGCCAGCAACTTGGGTCAAGGCGTATTTCTCCCACGGGCCAAAAGTGGACAACCTCACAAATAACATGTGTGAGGTGTTCAACTCAAAGATAGTCAGCTATAGAAGCAAGCCTATACTCACCATGTGTGAAGAAATTAGGTGCTATCTGATGCGGAGAATGGTTAAGCATAAAGAGCTACTAAGTGATTATACTGGGAAGCTGGCACCAGTTCAGCAGAAGAGGATGGAGCGTCTAATAAGGCCTAGCAATAAATGGCGTGCAGACTGGACAGGTGATGATGCACGCAAGCGTTTCGAAGTTACTCGTAAAGCTACAAAGGTTGACGTTGATCTCATAAGGCAGACTTGCTCCTGCAACAAATGGCAGCTAACTG GCATGTCATGTATCCATGCCATAGCAGCAATAAGGAAGAGGCATGATCATCCAGAGGATTATGTGCATCCATGGTTATGCATGGAGTCAATACACAAGACATATGCTCATTGTATTCAGCCTGTGCCAAGTGAGGAGTTCTGGACAAGGACTGAATACACAAGGCCGGATCCTCCAATCATAAAGAGGCCAATTGGCAGGCCAAAAGTGCATAATAGACAAAAGGATCCAGCTGAGCCAATGATGCAACAAGGAGATAAGTTGAAGAGGTCATTCAAAGTGACTTGTAGTAAGTGTGGTTCAACGGGACATAACTACAAGACATGCAAGGGCGCTCCATCTAATCCCAATTGGAAACCTAAGGCAAAGAAGCCCAAGAAAGGTTCCACATCTCAGTCACTTGCAGTCATCCCATTGTCACAGTCAGCCCCAAATGATAGT GAGTATATTATCTGTCTAGGAGTGTATGTGTTTGATTACTTCAATATTTGA
- the LOC112785741 gene encoding uncharacterized protein, producing the protein MGEWTTKAEDLYAWRVMLNWLDFFFQMFYGIIEGVFAQYSLLSFSPSHHHCHMPHPPNTIHQIPLHFTSHRSHYHHVSLPLRRLTVVLDLDETLVCAYERSSLSPEIRTKAIKDGLNYFDLECVCSEKEVEGKPIISYVTVFERPGLKEFLRQLSEFADMVLFTAGLEGYASPVTDRIDRENRFRLRLYRSSTTNTEYKEHVKDLSSITNDLCRIVIVDNNPFSFLLQPENGIPCISFSVGKPHDTQLIDVILPLLKYLSYQKDVRDVLREKYKMPEWFQQQGILTYS; encoded by the exons atgGGCGAGTGGACTACTAAAGCAGAGGATTTGTACGCATGGAGGGTGATGTTAAACTGGTTGGACTTCTTCTTCCAAATGTTTTATGGGATAATTGAAGGAGTCTTTGCCCAATACTCATTACTCTCTTTCTCCCCttctcatcatcattgtcatATGCCTCATCCTCCCAACACCATTCACCAGATACCTCTTCATTTCACAAGCCATCGTAGCCATTATCATCATGTCTCTCTACCTCTTCGGAGGCTCACG GTAGTGCTTGATTTGGATGAAACCTTAGTATGTGCATATGAGAGGTCAAGTTTGTCACCTGAAATACGTACTAAAGCAATTAAGGATGGTTTGAATTATTTTGATCTAGAATGTGTATGTTCCGAAAAG GAAGTGGAAGGAAAACCAATAATTAGTTATGTTACAGTGTTTGAGCGCCCTGGACTAAAAGAATTCTTAAGGCAATTGAGTGAATTTGCTGACATGGTGCTATTTACTGCTGGTCTTGAAG GTTATGCTAGTCCAGTTACTGATAGAATAGACAGAGAAAATCGATTCCGTTTACGACTTTATCGCTCCTCAACTACCAACAC GGAATATAAGGAACACGTGAAAGATCTTAGCAGTATAACAAATGATCTATGCCGCATTGTTATTGTAGACAACAATCCTTTTAGCTTTTTGTTGCAACCAGAAAATGGAATTCCATGCATCTCATTTTCTGTTGGGAAACCGCATGACACACAa CTTATAGATGTGATTCTTCCACTTCTCAAGTACCTATCTTACCAGAAAGATGTTAGAGATGTGCTCCGTGAAAAGTATAAGATGCCTGAATGGTTTCAACAACAAGGGATTCTAACTTACAGTTGA